Genomic window (Acidobacteriota bacterium):
CGCGGAACACGGCGATCATCGTGCTCATGCTGTCGATCCAGATGCCGACGTATTCCCCGGCGATGTTGTCGTAGGCGTCGAGTCCGAAGCCCTGGAAGGTCTGCCCCATGAGCGTCCCCTCGAAATGCGATTCGAGGTAGCGGCCGCCCATGATCATCCGTGATTCCATCGTTCCCGTGGACTTGACTTCCTGCCTCCCTTCCGGGCCGGGCATCCAGGAGGTGATGTCGGCCTTCCAGCGGCCCTCCAGCCGGGCGAGGTGGCGGTGGTGTTCCCCGGGGCGGCCCGCCTTCAACCACGCCTCCATCTGCTCGGAGGGTGGCGCAGCGGGCGGCTCCTCGCCGGCGAACGCGGCCGGCGGGACGAGCCCGAGTGTTGCGGCGGCGATCAATGCGGTTCGGAACATGGGATGCCTCCCGGCGCTGCGGTCACAGCCGCGCCTCCAGATAGGGCCGGAGCGCGTCGGGCACGTCGAAGGTGCCGTCCTCGCGCTGGTACTGCTCCATGATCGCGACCAGCGTCCGGCCGACCGCCAGCCCCGACCCGTTCAGGGTGTGCACGTAACGCGGCTTGCCGCCGCCGGACGGACGGTAGCGGATGTTCGCCCGCCGAGCCTGGAAATCCTCGAAGTTCGAACAGGAGGAGATTTCGCGGTAGGCGTTCTGGCTCGGCAGCCAGACCTCGAGGTCGTAGGTCTTCGCGGCGGCGAAGCCGAGATCGCCGGTCGAGAGGGTGACCACCCTGTAGTGCAGGCCGAGCCGACGCAGCACCTCCTCCGCGTGCCCGGTGAGCTGCTCGAGCACGTCGTAGGAGTCCTCCGGCCGCGAGAAGGCGACGAGCTCGACCTTGTCGAACTGGTGCTGGCGGATCATGCCGCGCACGTCGCGCCCGTACGAACCGGCCTCGGCGCGGAAGCAGGGGGTGTAGGCCGCGTACCGGATCGGAAGGCTCTCTTCCGCGAGGATCTCGTCCCGGTGGAGGTTGGTCACCGGAACTTCGGCGGTCGGAACGAGGTACCAGTCGTCGGGATCGGAAAGCCGGAACAGGTCCTCCTCGAACTTGGGGAGCTGTCCGGTTCCCACGAGAGCCTCCCGGCGGACGATGAACGGCGGCAGAACCTCCCGGTAGCCGTGACGCTCCGTGTGCAGATCGAGCATGAACTGGATCAGCGCACGGTTGAGCCGCGCTCCGAGGCCGGTGAGCACGGTGAAGCGCGCTCCCGTGACCTTCGCCGCGCGTTCGAAGTCGAGCGTCTCGCTGAGCTCCCCGATCTCGACATGGTCCCGCGGAGGGAACGAGAACGACGGCTTTTCCCCCCAGACGCGCTCCACCCGGTTCGCCGACTCGTCGGGGCCGACCGGACAGGAGGGATG
Coding sequences:
- a CDS encoding DUF1579 domain-containing protein, whose protein sequence is MFRTALIAAATLGLVPPAAFAGEEPPAAPPSEQMEAWLKAGRPGEHHRHLARLEGRWKADITSWMPGPEGRQEVKSTGTMESRMIMGGRYLESHFEGTLMGQTFQGFGLDAYDNIAGEYVGIWIDSMSTMIAVFRGQCDGTGKVRTSFAEFQDPLTGRKLRHKGVTTIVDDKTYLYEAFDYDEEGKEVPAMRIVFTRVE
- a CDS encoding serine--tRNA ligase; translation: MLDLKRLLADPEEARRRLAARGGDFDLSGLMRLDAERRAAIAESQRLKTERNEASRRIGARIKAGEDAGPERERVRALGERIKALDERVAAIESQLAEICRSLPNFPHPSCPVGPDESANRVERVWGEKPSFSFPPRDHVEIGELSETLDFERAAKVTGARFTVLTGLGARLNRALIQFMLDLHTERHGYREVLPPFIVRREALVGTGQLPKFEEDLFRLSDPDDWYLVPTAEVPVTNLHRDEILAEESLPIRYAAYTPCFRAEAGSYGRDVRGMIRQHQFDKVELVAFSRPEDSYDVLEQLTGHAEEVLRRLGLHYRVVTLSTGDLGFAAAKTYDLEVWLPSQNAYREISSCSNFEDFQARRANIRYRPSGGGKPRYVHTLNGSGLAVGRTLVAIMEQYQREDGTFDVPDALRPYLEARL